The sequence below is a genomic window from Chloroflexota bacterium.
ACATGCCGAAGACCCGGTCGGCTTCGCCGCGGTTGGGAGGAGCGTAGGAGATGGACATGCTGCTGGTAGGCGGGACCGCCGAGCCGTACGCCGACGGCACGTCGCTTCCCATCAGCACGCTTTCGCCGATCGGCAGCGAAACGTGCATGACGTTCTCGATTTCATCGGGGCTCACTTCCATCTCCATGTCGTCCGGAGCCTCGCCGAAAGTCTCAAAAATCGAAAAATCACCGCCGAACACCGAACGGTAGAACTCGAATGCTGCCCGGCAATTGCCGCCGAAATGCAGGTACGGGTTGAGAGTCATGGTCACCTCAAGGGACAGTAATTGAGCGGGATCTCGATCATCGGCCGCACCGCAAATGAACGGCCGTGTCGCGGCCGAGTCAATCCTAGCCGCCTACGTCTTCGGGCGCGATCGCCACGGACTTGATCACGGCGTAGCAGTCCACCCCAGCCGCAAGGCCGAGAGCCGATTCAGAACGTCTGGTTATGCGGGCCAGCAATCGACCCGCGCCGGTCTGGACCGAAACGATCGCGCCCGGACCACGCCCGGTGCGGATCCCTACGACCCGCCCGGGGAGTACGTTTAGGGCCGAAATGTCCTCGGGGCGCCCGCGGGAGATCAATACCTCGTGGGCGGCCACGCGGACTCGGATGGCGGCGCCGGGCGGG
It includes:
- a CDS encoding VOC family protein; its protein translation is MTLNPYLHFGGNCRAAFEFYRSVFGGDFSIFETFGEAPDDMEMEVSPDEIENVMHVSLPIGESVLMGSDVPSAYGSAVPPTSSMSISYAPPNRGEADRVFGMLSGGGTVTMPIGEMFWGSYFGACIDKFGTNWMINCESEE